The following are from one region of the Candidatus Kapaibacterium thiocyanatum genome:
- a CDS encoding sn-glycerol-3-phosphate ABC transporter ATP-binding protein UgpC, whose amino-acid sequence MPKITFSDVSKSYDKVQPLQSVSFSIEPGEFFVLVGPSGSGKSTLLRMIAGLESITDGTLSFDDTVVNDVASRDRDVGMVFQNYALYPHLTVAENLAFPLSIRREPKDEIARKVMDIARMLNMEDLLDRKPKQLSGGQRQRVAVGRAIIRKPKVFLFDEPLSNLDAQLRVHMRTELRQLQRQLGITTVYVTHDQVEAMTMADRMAILNGGRLQQIATPQEVYERPATVFVARFCGSPSMNIVAPSSISVGVGARLLPWDKATFAGVRPEDLRYISSDAERDVTLTGTLVSVEFLGHEWLSFVKCKDDTVCIRSLAKPDAPLDTLVRIGADARHIHLFDAAERRLS is encoded by the coding sequence AAGATCACCTTCTCCGACGTCTCCAAGTCCTATGACAAGGTACAGCCGCTCCAGTCGGTTTCGTTCAGCATCGAGCCCGGCGAGTTCTTCGTCCTCGTAGGCCCGAGCGGCTCGGGAAAAAGCACATTGCTGCGGATGATCGCCGGCCTCGAGTCCATTACGGATGGCACGCTTTCCTTCGACGATACCGTCGTGAACGACGTCGCATCGCGCGACAGGGACGTCGGTATGGTCTTTCAGAACTATGCCCTCTATCCGCACCTCACCGTAGCGGAGAACCTCGCCTTCCCGCTCTCCATACGACGAGAACCGAAGGACGAGATCGCCCGCAAGGTCATGGACATCGCCCGTATGCTCAACATGGAGGACCTGCTCGATCGGAAACCGAAGCAGTTGTCGGGTGGCCAGCGCCAACGTGTCGCCGTGGGCCGCGCCATCATCCGCAAGCCCAAGGTCTTCCTGTTCGACGAGCCGCTGTCGAACCTCGATGCGCAACTGCGCGTCCACATGCGCACGGAGCTGCGCCAGCTACAGCGCCAGCTCGGCATCACCACCGTCTACGTGACGCACGACCAGGTGGAGGCGATGACGATGGCGGACCGCATGGCCATCCTCAACGGTGGTCGGCTTCAGCAGATCGCCACACCGCAGGAAGTCTACGAACGGCCGGCAACGGTCTTCGTCGCACGATTCTGCGGCAGTCCGTCGATGAACATCGTCGCACCGTCGTCCATATCGGTCGGCGTCGGCGCACGCCTCCTGCCGTGGGACAAGGCCACGTTCGCGGGAGTACGGCCCGAGGACCTGCGCTATATCTCGTCGGATGCCGAACGCGACGTCACGTTGACGGGTACGCTCGTATCGGTAGAATTCCTCGGACATGAGTGGTTGTCCTTCGTGAAATGCAAGGACGACACGGTCTGCATCCGTTCGCTCGCGAAGCCGGACGCTCCGCTCGATACGCTGGTCAGGATCGGTGCGGACGCGCGTCACATACACCTGTTCGACGCGGCCGAACGGCGACTGTCATGA